In a single window of the Desulfovibrio sp. ZJ209 genome:
- a CDS encoding diacylglycerol kinase translates to MGKLFTSLRHHLRHMRAATGFSMAGLAAAFRTELAFRQIVYLSAIGIPLAVVLAESWAEAMLLILPLFLSLIVELLNTAIEKTVDRISPERHPLAKFAKDAGSAAQFMAQLFILVTWGSHLLSKWF, encoded by the coding sequence ATGGGAAAATTGTTCACTTCCTTGCGCCACCACCTGCGCCACATGCGGGCGGCCACCGGCTTTTCCATGGCCGGCCTCGCCGCCGCCTTCCGCACTGAACTCGCCTTCAGGCAGATAGTTTACCTCTCCGCCATCGGCATCCCGCTGGCCGTGGTGCTTGCGGAGAGTTGGGCGGAAGCAATGCTGCTCATCCTGCCCCTCTTTCTTTCGCTCATCGTTGAACTGCTCAACACCGCCATTGAGAAGACCGTTGACCGCATCTCGCCCGAGCGGCATCCGCTCGCCAAGTTCGCCAAGGATGCCGGCAGCGCCGCGCAATTCATGGCGCAACTGTTCATTCTCGTCACATGGGGAAGCCATCTCCTGTCCAAATGGTTTTAA
- a CDS encoding LTA synthase family protein produces MRFNFKRIVLTAGAFLLIFFASFSLYIWLTFGTPRIDEIYWVFYAPLGSFDLQFFIPVLQFFLVPLGIFSIIYFSLSLSLSLSLSLSLSRKLCSLFLGIFLCCLAGIIGAFVYSVNKKSNILLHLSVSSFIEDNYLDPKTVGLKFPKRKKNLIRIYVESMEVTYADQGHGGALKQNLIPTLTQRSGEGVSFRGKDRRLNGILSTHGSTWTIAAAFSQEAGLPLKVNLDGNMMDSQKGFFPTIATLGDILAAHGYTNVLLQGSDARFAGTKLFYQSHGNAKILDYGFFKQKNIRPDVGEAWWGVEDEKVFAMAKQALPGLAREHAPFAFTLFTVDTHANGNAQHDGLPCRLCPRDSGDIYANVIRCSDAQLGDFISWVEKQEFYPETVIVISGDHLSMAERFFQHMGKDYERKAFMLILNAEPEPELLFYRAYTAFDVFPTILGALGVKISGNRLGLGANLYSDTPTLAEKMGIRALDEQLQPRSAFMERHAAIEPPKLMETLERKSKQRGKINIEGALRKLLSAAGF; encoded by the coding sequence ATGCGTTTTAATTTTAAGCGGATCGTATTAACTGCCGGTGCTTTTCTCCTTATCTTTTTTGCGAGCTTTTCCTTATATATCTGGCTCACCTTCGGTACTCCACGCATAGATGAAATATATTGGGTATTTTACGCCCCGCTGGGGAGTTTTGACCTGCAGTTCTTTATCCCTGTTCTCCAGTTTTTCCTCGTGCCGCTTGGTATTTTCTCTATTATATATTTTTCTCTCTCTCTCTCTCTCTCTCTCTCTCTCTCTCTCTCTCTCTCTCGGAAATTATGTTCCCTCTTTCTTGGCATTTTTCTCTGTTGCCTTGCAGGCATAATCGGAGCATTCGTGTATTCGGTCAATAAAAAATCAAATATACTTCTTCACCTGTCGGTCTCATCTTTCATAGAGGACAACTACCTGGATCCAAAAACTGTTGGCCTGAAATTTCCAAAAAGAAAAAAGAATCTTATCCGCATCTATGTGGAGTCCATGGAAGTCACCTACGCTGACCAAGGGCATGGAGGAGCCCTTAAGCAGAATCTTATCCCCACGCTCACACAGCGCAGCGGCGAGGGCGTATCTTTCAGGGGAAAGGACAGGCGTCTTAACGGCATCTTGTCCACGCACGGCTCCACATGGACAATAGCCGCCGCTTTCTCCCAGGAAGCCGGCTTGCCGCTCAAGGTCAACCTTGACGGCAACATGATGGACAGCCAAAAGGGCTTTTTCCCCACCATTGCAACGCTGGGCGATATATTGGCGGCGCACGGCTATACCAATGTTCTCCTGCAGGGATCTGATGCGCGGTTTGCGGGCACGAAGCTGTTTTATCAGTCCCACGGGAACGCGAAAATACTGGATTATGGTTTTTTCAAGCAGAAAAATATCAGGCCGGATGTTGGAGAGGCCTGGTGGGGTGTGGAGGATGAAAAGGTTTTCGCCATGGCAAAGCAGGCCTTGCCCGGCCTGGCAAGGGAACATGCGCCATTTGCATTTACGCTTTTCACCGTGGACACTCATGCCAACGGGAACGCACAGCATGACGGCCTCCCCTGCAGGCTTTGCCCGCGTGACAGTGGGGACATCTATGCCAATGTCATCAGGTGCAGCGACGCGCAGCTGGGCGATTTTATCTCATGGGTGGAAAAGCAGGAGTTTTATCCTGAAACCGTCATCGTGATCTCAGGCGACCACCTTTCCATGGCGGAAAGATTTTTCCAGCATATGGGCAAGGACTACGAGCGAAAGGCCTTCATGCTGATCCTCAATGCGGAGCCTGAGCCGGAGCTTCTTTTTTATCGCGCCTACACAGCATTTGATGTCTTTCCCACTATTCTCGGAGCCTTGGGCGTCAAGATTTCCGGTAACCGCCTGGGCCTGGGGGCAAACCTGTATTCGGACACCCCCACGCTGGCCGAGAAAATGGGCATACGCGCTCTTGACGAGCAACTGCAACCACGATCAGCTTTTATGGAGCGCCATGCGGCCATTGAGCCACCGAAGCTTATGGAGACGCTGGAAAGAAAGAGCAAGCAGCGCGGTAAAATCAACATTGAGGGCGCCCTCAGGAAACTCCTTTCCGCGGCTGGCTTCTAG
- a CDS encoding outer membrane homotrimeric porin: MKKIATLLLAAGLVFGAATGASAIDFKAKGQWIMSFDYGQNGTFMGKNDGHRKAGFGNGEDDFEARQRVRLQLDAVASESLSGTVYFEIGDTMWGQNSSGGALGADQKIVELKQAYIDWMAPETDLKVRMGIQNITTPAYASGNSILNDDVAGVVANYQVNEMVGITAFWARPYNDNFAGYTDKYGHNKWRQNYMDNMDFGGLLVPLALDGAKVTPWGMYGAIGPNTFRNATTEKDALGQWPDKMVNNWSGNLKNMGAGWKFANAGLFPVNGAMHRDFKPANNERKLSTYGNAWWGGISSEITMWDPFRVAFDFEYGSVTWEDDGRLNRQGWFATLLAEYKLDWAIPGIYGWYASGDDSNPANGSERLPSLDGNNTNKYSNFAFDGDPYIARDAVVGHSMAGTWGIGGRLKDMSFIDDLKHTFRINYIGGTNSTTMAKKMSNAGLWANSGGVDNVMGMDALYLTTGDSALEIGLSNYYKMYDNFTISLEADYIALWLDTSTSAWGARHKKSEAIPQTKDAWNINASFVYSF, encoded by the coding sequence ATGAAAAAGATCGCGACGCTTCTGTTGGCGGCCGGTCTGGTGTTCGGTGCCGCTACCGGCGCGAGCGCCATCGACTTCAAGGCCAAGGGTCAGTGGATCATGTCGTTCGACTACGGCCAGAACGGCACCTTCATGGGCAAGAACGACGGCCACCGCAAGGCCGGCTTCGGCAACGGCGAGGATGACTTCGAGGCCCGCCAGCGCGTCCGCCTGCAGTTGGACGCCGTGGCTTCCGAGTCCCTGTCCGGCACGGTGTACTTCGAAATCGGTGACACCATGTGGGGCCAGAACTCCTCCGGCGGCGCGCTCGGCGCTGACCAGAAAATCGTGGAGCTGAAGCAGGCCTACATCGACTGGATGGCCCCCGAGACCGACCTCAAGGTCCGCATGGGTATCCAGAACATCACCACGCCCGCCTATGCCTCCGGCAACTCCATCCTCAATGACGACGTGGCCGGCGTCGTGGCCAACTACCAGGTCAACGAGATGGTGGGCATCACCGCCTTCTGGGCGCGCCCCTACAATGACAACTTCGCCGGCTACACCGACAAGTATGGTCACAACAAGTGGCGCCAGAACTACATGGACAACATGGACTTTGGCGGCCTGCTCGTTCCGCTGGCCCTCGACGGCGCGAAAGTGACCCCCTGGGGCATGTATGGCGCCATCGGCCCCAACACCTTCCGCAACGCCACCACCGAGAAGGACGCGCTCGGCCAGTGGCCTGACAAGATGGTCAACAACTGGTCCGGCAACCTCAAGAACATGGGCGCCGGCTGGAAGTTCGCCAACGCCGGCCTCTTCCCGGTGAACGGCGCCATGCACCGCGACTTCAAGCCCGCCAACAACGAGCGCAAGCTCTCCACCTACGGCAACGCCTGGTGGGGTGGCATCTCCAGCGAAATCACCATGTGGGATCCCTTCCGCGTGGCCTTTGATTTCGAGTACGGCTCCGTGACCTGGGAAGACGACGGCCGCCTGAACCGTCAGGGCTGGTTCGCCACCCTGCTCGCCGAGTACAAGCTCGACTGGGCCATCCCCGGCATCTACGGCTGGTATGCCTCCGGTGACGACAGCAACCCGGCCAACGGCTCCGAGCGCCTGCCCAGCCTCGACGGCAACAACACCAACAAGTACTCCAACTTCGCGTTCGACGGCGACCCGTACATCGCCCGCGACGCCGTGGTCGGCCACAGCATGGCCGGCACCTGGGGCATCGGCGGCCGCTTGAAGGACATGAGCTTCATCGACGATCTGAAGCACACCTTCCGCATCAACTACATCGGCGGCACCAACAGCACCACCATGGCCAAGAAAATGTCCAACGCCGGCCTGTGGGCCAACTCGGGCGGCGTTGACAACGTCATGGGCATGGACGCCCTGTACCTGACCACCGGCGACAGCGCGCTGGAAATCGGCCTCTCCAACTACTACAAGATGTACGACAACTTCACGATCTCTCTTGAAGCCGACTACATCGCCCTCTGGCTCGACACCAGCACGTCCGCGTGGGGCGCCCGCCACAAGAAGAGCGAAGCCATCCCGCAGACCAAGGACGCCTGGAACATCAACGCGAGCTTCGTGTATTCCTTCTAG
- the trpB gene encoding tryptophan synthase subunit beta, with product MSEKQDAALTGKPDSRGFFGAYGGQFVPPPLKARLDEVADAFAAALEDASFHRELDSLNTHFAGRPSPVFHCANLSRSLGGAQIWLKREDLNHLGAHKINNTLGQCLLARRMVKKRVVAETGAGQHGVATAASAALMDLECAVYMGEVDMARQRLNVIRMEMLGSRVVAALSGQRTLKEAVDEALEAWIADPEMFYVLGSAVGPHPYPYMVRYFQSVIGREARSQMLAELGRLPDACLAAVGGGSNAIGLFAGFLDDMEVKLIGVEPGGRGKGYGEHAASLCLGEPGVMHGFNSYMVKNHEGEAGEVYSISAGLDYPSVGPEHALLKDTGRAEYVSVTDEEALDAFFLLSRHEGILPALESSHALAQAVKMAPGMGKDKVLLVNLSGRGDKDVEQVAELVRQGKAGPKAR from the coding sequence ATGAGCGAAAAGCAGGACGCCGCCCTCACGGGCAAGCCGGACAGCAGGGGATTTTTCGGCGCCTACGGCGGCCAGTTCGTGCCGCCGCCCCTCAAGGCGCGCCTCGACGAGGTGGCGGACGCCTTTGCGGCCGCTCTGGAAGATGCCTCCTTCCACCGCGAGCTCGACAGCCTCAACACCCACTTCGCCGGGCGCCCGAGCCCGGTCTTCCACTGCGCCAACCTGAGCCGCAGCCTCGGCGGCGCGCAGATCTGGCTCAAGCGCGAGGACTTGAACCACCTAGGCGCGCACAAGATCAACAACACCCTCGGCCAGTGCCTGCTCGCGCGCCGCATGGTCAAGAAGCGCGTGGTCGCGGAGACCGGCGCGGGCCAGCACGGCGTGGCCACGGCGGCCAGCGCCGCCCTCATGGACCTCGAATGCGCGGTCTACATGGGCGAGGTGGACATGGCCCGGCAAAGGCTCAACGTCATCCGCATGGAGATGCTGGGCTCGCGCGTGGTGGCGGCCCTGAGCGGCCAGCGCACCCTCAAGGAGGCCGTGGACGAGGCGCTGGAGGCCTGGATCGCCGACCCGGAGATGTTCTACGTGCTCGGCTCGGCCGTGGGGCCCCACCCCTATCCTTATATGGTGCGCTATTTCCAGAGCGTCATCGGCCGCGAGGCGCGCTCGCAGATGCTGGCCGAGCTCGGGCGCCTGCCCGACGCCTGCCTCGCCGCGGTGGGCGGCGGCTCCAACGCCATCGGCCTCTTCGCGGGCTTCCTTGATGACATGGAAGTGAAGCTCATCGGCGTGGAGCCGGGCGGCCGCGGCAAGGGCTACGGCGAGCACGCGGCCTCGCTCTGCCTCGGCGAGCCCGGGGTCATGCACGGCTTCAACTCCTACATGGTCAAGAACCACGAAGGCGAGGCCGGCGAGGTCTATTCCATCTCCGCCGGGCTCGACTACCCCTCGGTGGGGCCGGAGCACGCCCTGCTCAAGGATACGGGCCGCGCCGAATATGTGAGCGTCACCGACGAGGAGGCGCTGGACGCGTTCTTCCTGCTCTCGCGGCACGAGGGCATCCTGCCCGCGCTGGAGTCCTCCCACGCGCTGGCCCAGGCCGTGAAGATGGCGCCCGGCATGGGCAAGGACAAGGTGCTGCTCGTCAACCTCTCCGGGCGTGGCGACAAGGACGTGGAGCAGGTGGCCGAGCTCGTGCGCCAGGGCAAGGCCGGCCCCAAGGCCCGATAA
- the thyX gene encoding FAD-dependent thymidylate synthase: protein MLDERFIGDGKVLLLAGGGRIFTDIAARFVRSERELEDIAASPYSREIVRNILNSGHGAALEFDWFLFGVEGYSRVTEVQLVRKRHASYLIKSGRAELKGKRRFSVAWPRAAADFTAELSLPDGRAARLSGRDLAELSRQWYEAGLAEGIPEEDLRYLKPQATTFKAIIGMNAHALRDWFAIRCCRNAQAEIRDLAWKMLRLCRKAAPDLFAGAGPSCVGLGYCPENALQNPACRGRILTKEEALGILRERERARHMPSPAEFNGGEAEEGAGA from the coding sequence ATGCTGGACGAACGCTTCATCGGCGACGGCAAGGTGCTGCTTTTGGCGGGCGGCGGCAGGATCTTCACCGATATCGCCGCCCGTTTCGTCCGCAGCGAGCGCGAGCTGGAAGACATCGCCGCGTCGCCCTATTCGCGCGAGATCGTGCGCAATATCCTGAACAGCGGGCACGGCGCCGCGCTGGAATTCGACTGGTTCCTCTTCGGCGTGGAGGGCTATTCCCGCGTGACCGAGGTGCAGCTCGTGCGCAAGCGCCACGCCTCCTACCTCATCAAGTCCGGCCGGGCGGAGCTCAAGGGCAAGCGCCGCTTCAGCGTGGCCTGGCCTAGGGCCGCGGCCGATTTCACGGCCGAGCTCAGCCTGCCGGACGGCCGGGCGGCGCGCCTTTCCGGCCGCGACCTGGCCGAGCTCTCCCGCCAGTGGTACGAGGCCGGCCTCGCGGAAGGCATCCCCGAGGAGGACCTGCGCTACCTCAAGCCCCAGGCCACGACCTTCAAGGCCATCATCGGCATGAACGCCCACGCCCTCAGGGACTGGTTCGCCATCCGCTGCTGCCGCAACGCGCAGGCCGAGATCCGCGACCTCGCGTGGAAGATGCTGCGCCTTTGCCGCAAGGCCGCGCCCGACCTGTTCGCGGGAGCGGGCCCGAGCTGCGTCGGGCTCGGCTACTGCCCGGAGAACGCCCTGCAGAACCCGGCCTGCCGCGGCCGCATCCTCACGAAAGAAGAAGCCCTGGGCATCCTGCGCGAACGGGAAAGGGCGCGCCACATGCCGAGCCCGGCCGAGTTCAACGGCGGCGAAGCGGAAGAAGGAGCAGGGGCGTAG
- a CDS encoding NYN domain-containing protein, whose amino-acid sequence MARFSDATRSPEGARFTNFDEVYSALYVDFDNIYTRILEADPDAARAFGFSPYRWVRWIENHALRILYGDGVRRRILKRTCYLNPERYREFRNPFIRSAFQVVDCPPLTSRGKTSTDIHLVMDCMDDLSHSTHFDEFIILSGDADFTPLLIRLQEHARRTLVLSVGYSSPAYAAAASWRIREDWFIQQALRDDRAPEDGEESVASHAARYVPPAHRAVLPQDDDEDDDPCPGNE is encoded by the coding sequence ATGGCCCGATTTTCCGATGCCACCCGCTCACCCGAGGGCGCCCGGTTCACCAATTTCGATGAAGTGTACAGCGCGCTCTATGTGGATTTTGACAACATCTATACCCGCATCCTCGAGGCCGACCCGGACGCCGCCCGCGCCTTCGGCTTTTCGCCCTACCGCTGGGTGCGCTGGATTGAGAACCACGCCCTGCGCATCCTCTACGGCGACGGCGTGCGCCGGCGCATCCTCAAACGCACCTGTTATCTCAACCCCGAGCGCTACCGCGAATTCCGCAATCCCTTCATCCGCAGCGCCTTCCAGGTGGTGGACTGCCCGCCGCTCACCTCGCGCGGCAAGACGAGCACCGACATCCACCTCGTCATGGACTGCATGGACGACCTTTCACACTCCACGCACTTTGACGAGTTCATCATCCTTTCCGGCGACGCGGATTTCACGCCCCTGCTCATCCGCCTGCAGGAGCACGCCAGGCGCACCCTCGTCCTTTCCGTGGGCTATTCGTCGCCGGCCTATGCGGCCGCGGCCTCATGGCGCATCCGCGAGGACTGGTTCATCCAGCAGGCCCTGCGCGACGACCGCGCCCCCGAGGACGGGGAGGAGTCGGTGGCGAGTCACGCCGCCCGCTATGTGCCCCCGGCGCACCGCGCCGTGCTCCCCCAGGACGATGACGAGGACGATGACCCCTGCCCCGGCAACGAATAG
- a CDS encoding basic amino acid ABC transporter substrate-binding protein has product MFRSLCGGFVLALAIVALGGIAQAAEKYTVASDCTWPPMELLDDQKQPTGYSVDYIKEAAKAAGIDVDVQNVAWDGIFGGVATGKYDIVASSTTITPERQKQFAFTVPYYEVEQAVILPAGQSIQSLADLKDKKVGGQIGTTGIFVMRKADTGADLREYDDVGLAIQDLVGGRIDAVICDDPVAMYYVNKKPDTAGKLNLSYKTGDKEYYGFTVRKGRDDLVEKLNKGIKAVKDSGKEAELISKWMGDGK; this is encoded by the coding sequence ATGTTCCGTTCCCTCTGCGGCGGGTTCGTTCTCGCCTTGGCCATTGTGGCCCTTGGCGGCATTGCCCAGGCTGCCGAAAAATACACCGTCGCCAGCGACTGCACCTGGCCGCCCATGGAACTTCTGGACGACCAGAAACAGCCCACCGGCTATTCCGTGGACTATATCAAGGAAGCCGCCAAGGCCGCCGGCATCGACGTGGACGTGCAGAACGTGGCCTGGGACGGCATCTTCGGTGGCGTGGCGACCGGCAAGTACGACATCGTCGCCTCCTCCACCACCATCACGCCTGAGCGCCAGAAGCAGTTCGCCTTCACCGTGCCCTACTATGAAGTGGAGCAGGCCGTCATCCTGCCCGCGGGCCAGAGCATCCAGAGCCTTGCCGACCTCAAGGACAAGAAGGTGGGCGGCCAGATCGGCACCACCGGCATCTTCGTCATGCGCAAGGCCGACACCGGCGCGGATCTGCGCGAATATGACGACGTGGGCCTCGCCATCCAGGACCTCGTGGGCGGCCGCATCGACGCTGTCATCTGCGACGACCCGGTGGCCATGTATTATGTGAACAAGAAGCCCGACACCGCCGGCAAGCTCAACCTTTCCTACAAGACCGGCGACAAGGAATATTACGGCTTCACCGTGCGCAAGGGCCGCGACGACCTCGTGGAAAAGCTCAACAAGGGCATCAAGGCCGTCAAGGATTCCGGCAAGGAAGCCGAGCTCATCAGCAAGTGGATGGGTGACGGCAAGTAG
- a CDS encoding amino acid ABC transporter permease, whose product MDNTGKNTERPAGSAEREPSFLRLFRPQRGLSPSFEGDEVHSKANIVLVTDGASIPNPQERRLVNAWSIALVGAVGSLIALCTIWPDPYLRILLYLPDGVVITFEITILSICFAVPLGLLTGLGRISRNRFINLLASTYVEVIRGIPLLVQLFYIYYALSRFFQVSGIASAVTAISICYGAYMGEVFRAGIMAIPKGQSEAARSLGFNRFQTMFLVILPQAWRTILPPVGNECIAMLKDTSLVSILAVPDIMQRARSFVGTTYLYFETYTVVALIYLIITLILSKCVSHMEGRLNYYDGK is encoded by the coding sequence ATGGACAACACAGGCAAGAATACGGAACGGCCCGCCGGCAGCGCGGAGCGGGAGCCATCCTTCCTCCGGCTGTTCCGGCCCCAGCGCGGGCTCAGCCCTTCTTTTGAAGGGGATGAAGTCCACAGCAAGGCCAATATCGTCCTTGTGACCGACGGGGCCTCCATCCCCAACCCGCAGGAGCGGCGTCTGGTCAATGCCTGGTCCATCGCCCTCGTGGGCGCCGTCGGCTCGCTCATCGCCCTCTGCACGATCTGGCCGGACCCCTACCTGCGCATCCTGCTCTACCTGCCGGACGGGGTGGTCATCACCTTCGAGATCACCATCCTTTCCATCTGCTTCGCCGTGCCGCTCGGGCTGCTCACGGGCCTCGGGCGCATCTCGCGCAACCGCTTCATCAATCTCCTGGCCTCCACCTATGTGGAGGTCATCCGCGGCATCCCGCTGCTGGTGCAGCTTTTCTATATCTATTATGCGCTCTCGCGCTTCTTCCAGGTGAGCGGCATCGCCTCGGCCGTGACCGCCATCAGCATCTGCTACGGCGCCTACATGGGCGAGGTGTTCCGCGCGGGCATCATGGCCATCCCCAAGGGCCAGAGCGAGGCAGCGCGCTCGCTGGGCTTCAACCGCTTCCAGACCATGTTCCTCGTCATCCTGCCGCAGGCCTGGCGCACCATCCTGCCGCCCGTGGGCAACGAGTGCATCGCCATGCTCAAGGACACCTCGCTGGTCTCCATCCTGGCCGTGCCGGACATCATGCAGCGCGCGCGGAGCTTCGTGGGCACCACCTATCTCTATTTTGAGACGTATACGGTGGTGGCGCTCATCTATCTCATCATCACCCTCATCCTCTCCAAGTGCGTGAGCCACATGGAGGGCCGGCTCAATTATTACGACGGCAAATAG
- the hcp gene encoding hydroxylamine reductase — protein sequence MFCDQCEQTAKGTGCTVAGVCGKNAEVALLQDQLVYLLRRLAPLVEQAREKGMDTDVYDDFIADTLFATLTNVNFDPEAIGKLQTETLLHARTLAAELGEVPDDLALSIEEYRKQLPESVVGMDHFSSDADVNSAMQILLFGLKGLCAYKDHAARLGQRDKELSSFVCKALIAGTAWDGAVRDLGGWLDLVLQCGRGNLKAMELLDAGNTGHFGDPVPTPVDLGHRKGKAILISGHDLRDLEALLKQTEGTGINVYTHCEMLPAHGYPRLKAYPHLAGHFGTAWQNQQKELPDFPGPVLFTTNCIQNPRAYGDKVFTSGNVSWPGCTHCRERDFSAVIEKAKEMPGYADDAPGQKILTGFGRKTMLNAAPAVLDAVAQGKLRHIFLVGGCDGAKPGRNYYTEFVEKTPEDTVVLTLACGKFRFYDKDLGKLGDLPRLMDCGQCNDAYTAIQTALALADALKCDVNDLPLSMVLSWYEQKAVAILLTLLALGVRNIVIGPSLPAFVSPAILNILVEQWGLRLMTTPDEDMARLLGKK from the coding sequence ATGTTCTGTGACCAGTGCGAACAGACCGCCAAGGGCACCGGCTGTACCGTGGCCGGCGTGTGCGGCAAGAATGCCGAAGTGGCCCTGCTTCAGGACCAGTTGGTCTACCTGTTGCGCCGCCTCGCGCCGCTGGTGGAGCAGGCCCGCGAAAAAGGCATGGATACCGATGTCTATGACGATTTCATCGCCGACACGCTCTTCGCCACGCTGACCAATGTCAACTTCGACCCCGAGGCCATCGGGAAACTCCAGACCGAGACCCTGCTCCACGCGCGCACCCTCGCGGCCGAGCTCGGCGAGGTGCCCGACGACCTCGCGCTCTCCATCGAGGAGTACCGCAAGCAGCTCCCGGAGAGCGTGGTGGGCATGGACCACTTCTCCAGCGACGCGGACGTGAACTCGGCCATGCAGATCCTGCTCTTCGGGCTCAAGGGCCTCTGCGCCTACAAGGATCACGCCGCGCGCCTCGGCCAGCGCGACAAGGAGCTCTCGTCCTTCGTCTGCAAGGCGCTCATCGCCGGTACAGCGTGGGACGGGGCGGTGCGCGACCTCGGCGGCTGGCTCGACCTCGTGCTTCAATGCGGCCGCGGCAACCTCAAGGCCATGGAGCTTCTGGACGCCGGCAACACCGGCCACTTTGGCGACCCGGTGCCCACCCCGGTGGACCTCGGCCACCGCAAGGGCAAGGCCATCCTCATTTCCGGCCACGACCTCCGCGACCTCGAGGCCCTGCTCAAGCAGACCGAGGGCACGGGCATCAACGTGTACACCCATTGCGAGATGCTGCCGGCCCACGGTTATCCGCGCCTCAAGGCCTATCCGCATCTGGCCGGGCACTTCGGCACGGCCTGGCAGAACCAGCAGAAGGAACTGCCGGACTTCCCGGGCCCCGTGCTCTTCACCACCAACTGTATCCAGAACCCGCGCGCCTATGGCGACAAGGTGTTCACCTCCGGCAATGTGTCGTGGCCCGGCTGCACCCATTGCAGGGAGCGCGACTTCTCCGCGGTCATCGAGAAGGCGAAGGAGATGCCCGGTTACGCCGACGACGCGCCCGGCCAGAAGATCCTCACCGGCTTCGGCCGCAAGACCATGCTGAACGCCGCCCCGGCCGTGCTGGACGCCGTGGCCCAGGGCAAGCTCAGGCACATCTTCCTCGTGGGCGGCTGCGACGGCGCCAAGCCTGGCCGCAACTACTACACGGAATTCGTGGAAAAGACGCCCGAGGACACGGTGGTACTGACGCTCGCCTGCGGCAAGTTCCGCTTTTATGACAAGGACCTGGGCAAGCTCGGCGACCTGCCGCGCCTCATGGACTGCGGCCAGTGCAACGACGCCTACACTGCCATCCAGACGGCGCTCGCCCTGGCGGACGCGCTCAAGTGCGATGTCAACGACCTGCCGCTCTCCATGGTGCTCTCGTGGTACGAGCAGAAGGCCGTGGCCATCCTGCTCACCCTGCTGGCCCTCGGCGTGCGCAACATCGTCATCGGCCCGAGCCTGCCGGCCTTCGTGTCCCCGGCTATCCTCAACATCCTGGTGGAACAGTGGGGCCTTCGCCTCATGACCACGCCGGACGAGGACATGGCGCGCCTGCTCGGCAAGAAGTAA
- a CDS encoding pyridoxamine 5'-phosphate oxidase family protein — MRRKDRERTDAAFFDAVFAASEVLFLALKNGDAPYCLPVNFAYDHSRDWARLYIHCAHEGLKLDCVRSDPRVAFSCAVDIHIDRESASTYYKSVCGTGRAQVVEDMAEKCHALDCIGARYAARCPRPTPEATARRVAILRIDIESLTGKECKPAE, encoded by the coding sequence ATGCGCCGCAAAGACAGGGAAAGGACGGACGCCGCCTTTTTTGACGCCGTGTTCGCCGCGTCGGAAGTGCTCTTTCTGGCGCTGAAAAACGGCGACGCCCCGTATTGCCTGCCCGTGAACTTCGCCTACGACCACTCCCGCGACTGGGCGCGGCTGTACATCCACTGCGCGCACGAGGGGCTCAAGCTCGACTGCGTGCGAAGCGACCCGCGCGTGGCCTTCAGTTGCGCGGTGGACATCCACATCGACCGCGAGTCGGCCTCCACCTATTACAAGTCCGTCTGCGGCACAGGCCGCGCGCAGGTGGTGGAGGACATGGCGGAAAAGTGCCACGCGCTCGACTGCATCGGCGCCCGCTACGCCGCGCGCTGCCCGCGCCCCACGCCGGAAGCCACGGCGCGGCGCGTCGCCATCCTGCGCATCGATATCGAGTCCCTCACCGGCAAGGAGTGCAAGCCGGCGGAGTAG